The proteins below are encoded in one region of Salmo salar chromosome ssa02, Ssal_v3.1, whole genome shotgun sequence:
- the LOC106605802 gene encoding LOW QUALITY PROTEIN: regulation of nuclear pre-mRNA domain-containing protein 2 (The sequence of the model RefSeq protein was modified relative to this genomic sequence to represent the inferred CDS: inserted 2 bases in 1 codon; deleted 2 bases in 1 codon) has translation MAAGSGAVSGHGGRGALEATLDRRFQGVSNTMESIQGLSTWCIENKKYHSLIVRYWMKWLKKSDTNHRLNLFYLANDVIQNCKRKNAIVYRSAFAEVLPNAVLMVKDPKVRKSVERIFTIWEERNVYPEELITQLKANLAKKEREREKEKAKETPPPPAPVNPKAALKSKIVADFIPQSFIEQLAGFKRVVEEEELRETQLTALRVDVCSTEALKRLKDKAGGNKFAKDFEEGGQKLQEFVSFLENQMPVGPPLLEALGNADVFYEMQYKEVKIVASAYKTFANRVVNLKRKLDALKSSLPGPEDSPIPSPSEDAPSPTGSDSPFLGLGGGRGGRLGFDPDLDGSAMDERDMGVVREGDNRDVEDMDLSEEDMETANTAEKQSSSAIVSKVTSSKTAAKPAPVTLVRTSTESPLKKAATSTPTPVTPSTPTSAGVSGPSGPTAPLGMNLANVDLGKISSILSSITSAMKNTAASPVSRPSPGTPTTPSGQSSSSKTPVGPTPPSPALASILSRVNVTPEGILNALSKTHTQGLSSLLRSGSSSSSAPSSHASPDSSAAKGPPTPTTPSNTTPPLTNSLKRDTPERSRGARDWEKNREASPPPPPPPPLPSRSVSPPSLESKINRFLQGNPGFSLGLGDGSPLLGGXDGVDGTPVRDESGGTPTQDEIMDTPGGVSSDPLGLNSDPKSLGSSIGHDLSPTAYRSDPWDAVITPTGSSSDVDFLSSSSRFQGYGAGKKAAKLKEEDSKRKISSSSLGSSKVKKDGQNSHGKSHGNDRSVEGERRASIGSRKTSSGSEEGGMSGTRDEKGKRGGEDGSTFPITGGFSNRQPTGERIQTVESIRVIGQGLRRGVEEKGEARRRDVGGSDDMTSPTMPPPTSHHHLPPHPHSNHPPHPHPHGPPPQFQMPPYHGENPQGPLPSHLHHHPPPPFFNSPPPPIPRPPPPPMPQLPPPPRNFLPPSAVMVGGVLVPIDRQLPLPPQVRPDGGGDRGGWEGTQGGKGGPTPLMSSLLGEPPKMPRPGTVKEHFAPRHAPPLHRPGTPGAPPPLLGRVKDGINLPPPSPSSSTPPSPSGDPLLPRPQASPLQHPPASPPAQPRHPNPNHPHRPSPSLLRLPSPNPRPSINSIPQRPLLHPRGPPVHPHLNREPPMFRGGKRPGPPFGGARGGPFYPPKRPFLPPRY, from the exons ATGGCGGCGGGTTCTGGAGCTGTTAGCGGCCACGGTGGCCGCGGCGCTTTGGAGGCCACCCTGGACCGCAGATTTCAAGGAGTTTCCAACACTATGGAGTCTATACAGGGGCTGTCGACCTGGTGCATTGAAAATAAAAAGTATCACAGCCTTATCGTTCGGTACTGGATGAAGTGGCTCAAGAAAT CGGACACCAACCACCGTCTGAATCTGTTCTATCTAGCCAATGATGTAATCCAGAACTGCAAGAGAAAGAACGCCATCGTCTACCGCTCAGCCTTCGCTGAGGTGCTCCCCAACGCTGTACTAATGGTCAA AGACCCGAAGGTACGTAAGTCGGTGGAGCGGATCTTCACTATCTGGGAGGAGAGGAACGTCTATCCTGAGGAACTCATCACCCAGCTCAAAGCCAACCTggccaagaaggagagagagagggagaaggagaaggctAAAGAGACGCCTCCTCCACCAG CCCCAGTCAACCCCAAAGCTGCCCTGAAGTCCAAGATTGTGGCTGATTTCATA ccccagTCGTTCATCGAGCAGCTGGCGGGCTTCAAacgggtggtggaggaggaggagctgagggagaCCCAGCTGACAGCTCTCAGAGTGGACGTCTGCAGCACGGAGGCCCTCAAGAGACTCAAAG ACAAGGCTGGAGGGAACAAGTTTGCCAAGGACTTTGAAGAGGGCGGCCAGAAGCTGCAGGAGTTTGTCAGTTTCCTGGAGAACCAGATGCCTGTAGGGCCCCCTCTGCTGGAGGCTCTGGGAAACGCAGACGTCTTCTATGAGATGCAATACAAGGAAGTCAAGATCGTGGCCAGC GCCTATAAAACCTTTGCCAACCGTGTGGTCAACCTCAAACGTAAACTGGATGCCCTCAAGTCATCCCTTCCCGGTCCCGAGGactctcccatcccctccccctcTGAGGACGCTCCCTCACCCACCGGCTCTGACTCCCCCTTCCTGGGGCTGGGAGGAGGCCGAGGGGGTAGGCTGGGCTTTGACCCGGACCTGGATGGGAGTGCCATGGACGAGAGGGACATGGGGGTTGTGAGAGAGGGGGACAACAGAGATGTGGAGGACATGGATCTGTCTGAGGAGGACATGGAGACAGCCAACACAG CTGAGAAGCAGTCGTCATCAGCCATCGTTTCCAAGGTGACCAGCTCCAAGACCGCAGCAAAACCCGCCCCTGTCACACTCGTTCGAACCTCCACCGAGTCCCCTCTCAAAAAGGCAGCCACGTCTACCCCCACGCCAGTGACCCCCAGCACCCCTACGAGCGCGGGTGTGAGTGGTCCTAGCGGTCCGACCGCTCCTCTGGGAATGAACCTGGCCAACGTGGACCTGGGCAAGATCAGCTCCATACTGAGCAGTATCACATCAGCCATGAAGaacacag cagCCAGCCCTGTGTCTCGCCCCTCCCCTGGAACTCCCACCACCCCCTCTGGCCAATCATCTTCCTCCAAAACCCCAGTTGGCCCCACCCCTCCTAGCCCAGCCCTGGCCAGCATCCTGTCCAGAGTGAACGTCACCCCTGAAGGCATCCTCAACGCCCTGTCAAAGACCCACACacagg gtctGTCCTCTCTGCTGAGGTCTGgtagctcctcctcctctgccccctCCTCCCATGCCTCCCCAGACTCCTCAGCAGCCAAGGGCCCCCCCACacccaccactcctagcaacacC ACCCCCCCCCTGACCAACAGTCTCAAACGAGACACAcctgagaggagcagaggagccaGGGATTGGGAGAAAAACCGAGaggcctcccctcctcctcctcctcccccccctctccctagccgctctgtctctcctcccagcCTAGAGTCTAAGATCAACCGTTTCCTCCAGGGGAACCCCGGGTTCAGTCTGGGCCTGGGGGATGGGAGCCCTCTGCTGGGGGG AGACGGGGTAGACGGGACCCCCGTCAGGGATGAGAGCGGGGGCACCCCCACCCAGGACGAAATCATGGACACACCAGGGGGTGTCTCCTCCGACCCCCTTGGCCTCAACAGTGACCCCAAGAGCTTAGGCTCATCCATAGGTCATGATCTTTCACCCACGGCCTACCGCAGTGACCCTTGGGACGCCGTCATCACCCCAACAGGAAGCAGCAGCGACGTggacttcctctcttcctcttctcgttTCCAAGGCTACGGAGCGGGGAAGAAGGCCGCCAAGCTGAAGGAGGAAGATTCGAAGAGGAAGATTAGCTCTTCATCACTGGGAAGCAGCAAGGTCAAGAAGGATGGACAGAACAGTCACGGGAAGAGTCACGGGAACGACAGATCAGtcgaaggagagaggagagcgtcCATAGGTTCTCGCAAGACCAGCAGCGGGTCAGAGGAGGGAGGAATGAGTGGAACGAGGGATGAAaagggaaagaggggaggagaggatg GGAGCACCTTTCCAATCACTGGGGGCTTCTCAAACCGCCAGCCAACCGGAGAGCGCATCCAGACGGTGGAAAGTATCCGCGTGATTGGCCAAGGGCTGCGTCGCGgggtggaggagaagggggaggccaGGCGGAGGGATGTG GGCGGCTCTGACGACATGACTTCACCCACCATGCCTCCCCCGACCTCACACCACCaccttcctcctcatcctcattcTAATCACCCTCCCCACCCTCATCCGCACGGCCCCCCACCCCAGTTTCAGATGCCCCCCTACCATGGGGAGAACCCCCAGGGTCCCCTCCCCTCACACCTCCACCatcacccccctcctcccttcttcaactcccctcctccacccatcCCACGCCCTCCACCCCCTCCCATGCCCCAGCTCCCTCCACCCCCGCGCAACTTCCTCCCCCCCTCGGCAGTCATGGTAGGCGGGGTTCTAGTCCCCATTGACCGCCAACTGCCCCTCCCTCCCCAGGTCCGCCCAGACGGAGGAGGAGACCGAGGGGGATGGGAGGGGACCCAGGGGGGTAAAGGTGGCCCCACTCCCCTCATGTCCTCTCTGTTAGGGGAGCCCCCTAAGATGCCTCGTCCCGGCACAGTCAAAGAGCATTTCGCTCCCCGCCACGCACCCCCTCTCCACCGCCCCGGCACCCCCGGTGCCCCGCCTCCCTTATTGGGCCGTGTCAAGGATGGCatcaacctccctcctccctctccctcctcctccacccctccctctccctcaggcgACCCCCTGCTTCCTCGCCCCCAAGCTTCTCCGCTCCAGCACCCTCCAGCTAGCCCGCCTGCCCAGCCCCGAcaccccaaccccaaccatccCCACCGTCCCTCGCCGTCCCTCCTGCGCCTACCCTCTCCCAACCCCCGCCCCTCCATCAACTCCATTCCCCAGAGACCTCTACTCCACCCTCGCGGCCCCCCTGTCCATCCGCACCTAAACCGAGAGCCACCCATGTTCCGCGGGGGCAAGCGTCCTGGCCCTCCATTCGGCGGGGCCCGAGGAGGTCCCTTCTACCCCCCCAAGAGACCTTTCTTACCCCCACGCTATTGA
- the LOC106591979 gene encoding U4/U6 small nuclear ribonucleoprotein Prp3 gives MSLPKREVEELRPWVERTVKKVLGFSEPTVVTAALHCVGKGLDKRKTTDQLRPFLDESAGGFVERLFEALEESRNSRGNKGAGERNRKRDLKDVFGDEVEVGARRDVPEAGDGVPVKRKRVPRFEEVEEPEVLPAPPTESPGMLTKIQIKQMMEAATRQIEERKKQLSFVPVSSQQRLPLPTPQPDPPFASRLLPAPSAPSSGSAQSIAPSQAATFMNDAIEKARKAAELQARIQSQLAMKPGILGAIVNTGGPHNLVALANLHAMGIAPPKVAEARESNKPAPLILDDMGRTVDASGNEVELTHRMPTLKANIRAVKREQFRQQLKEKPGEDLESTIYFDGRVNIAPAQRAKKGFKFHEQGRFEKIAQRIRTKAQLEKLQTEIAQAAKKTGIQASTKLALFAPKKMLGDGQVPIIEWWDSYILPSNIDLSTETNFVTMELFGVTNLVEHPAQISPPVDTDKPGVTLGVYLTKKEQKKLRRQTRREGQKELQEKVRLGLMPPPEPKVRISNLMRVLGTEAVQDPTKVEAHVRAQMAKRQKAHEEANAARKLTTEQRKEKKVKKLKEDLSLGVHISVYRIRNLHNPAKKFKVEANANQLYLTGTVVLHRDVNMVVVEGGPKAQKKFKRLMLNRIKWEEHNSKRDDPDADDETKKNNRCSLVWEGTAKERNYGEMKFKQCPTENMAREHFKKHGTEHYWDLALSQSVLESTDD, from the exons ATGTCTCTTCCTAAACGGGAGGTGGAGGAGCTGCGGCCCTGGGTGGAACGGACCGTGAAGAAGGTGCTGGGTTTCTCTGAGCCTACTGTCGTCACTGCGGCCCTGCACTGTGTAGGCAAGGGCCTGGACAAGAGGAAGACTACAG ACCAGCTGCGTCCATTCCTGGATGAGTCTGCCGGTGGGTTCGTGGAGAGACTATTCGAGGCCCTGGAGGAGAGCCGCAATTCCCGTGGGAACAAGGGTGCTGGGGAGAGGAACCGCAAGAGAGACCTGAAG GATGTGTTTGGTGATGAGGTGGAGGTGGGTGCGAGGCGGGACGTCCCCGAGGCAGGAGATGGTGTGCCGGTGAAGAGGAAACGTGTCCCCCGCTTCGAGGAGGTGGAGGAACCAGAGGTCCTACCTGCACCCCCTACTGAGAGCCCTGGCATGCTCACTAAGatacag atCAAACAGATGATGGAGGCTGCCACCagacagatagaggagaggaagaaacagCTGAGCTTCGTCCCAGTGTCTTCCCAGCAG aGGCTGCCCCTGCCCACTCCCCAGCCAGACCCCCCTTTTGCCTCTCGtcttctccctgctccctctgcCCCCTCCTCGGGCTCTGCCCAGTCCATCGCTCCCTCCCAGGCAGCTACTTTCATGAACGATGCCATCGAGAAGGCTAGGAAGGCTGCAGAGCTGCAGGCCCGCATCCAGTCGCAGTTAGCCATGAAGCCTGGTATACTGGGAGCCATTGTTAACACTGGAGGACCTCATAACCTGGTGGCGCTGGCCAACCTACACGCCATGGGGATAGCACCACC gAAGGTGGCGGAGGCCCGTGAGTCAAACAAGCCGGCTCCTCTGATTCTGGATGATATGGGTCGGACCGTGGATGCCAGCGGCAACGAGGTGGAGCTAACACACCGCATGCCCACGCTCAAAG CTAATATCCGTGCGGTGAAGAGGGAGCAGTTCCGTCAGCAGTTGAAGGAGAAGCCTGGCGAGGACCTGGAGTCCACTATCTACTTTGACGGGCGTGTTAACATAGCACCCGCCCAGCGAGCCAAGAAGGGCTTCAAGTTCCACGAGCAGGGACGCTTTGAGAAGATCGCCCAGAGGATCAGAACTAAG GCCCAGTTGGAGAAGCTGCAGACAGAGATCGCCCAGGCAGCCAAGAAGACAGGGATCCAGGCCTCCACCAAGCTGGCCCTCTTTGCCCCCAAGAAGATGCTGGGAGACGGGCAGGTGCCCATCATTGAGTGGTGGGACTCATACATCCTCCCCTCCAACATTGACCT atCCACAGAGACCAATTTTGTGACGATGGAGTTGTTTGGAGTCACAAACCTGGTGGAGCACCCTGCTCAGATCAGCCCCCCGG tggACACAGACAAGCCAGGAGTGACTCTGGGAGTGTACCTGACGAAGAAGGAACAGAagaagctgaggagacagactcGCAGGGAGGGACAGAAAGAGCTACAGGAGAAGGTCCGACTGGGGCTCATGCCCCCCCCAGAACCTAAAG TGCGCATCTCTAACCTAATGAGAGTGCTGGGTACGGAGGCAGTACAGGATCCCACTAAGGTAGAGGCCCACGTCAGAGCACAGATGGCCAAGAGACAGAA GGCCCATGAGGAGGCCAATGCAGCCCGGAAGCTCACAACTGAGCAGAGAAAAGAGAAGAAGGTGAAGAAGCTGAAAGAGGACCTGAGTCTTGGAGTTCACATCTCAGTCTATAG GATCCGTAACCTCCACAACCCGGCTAAGAAGTTTAAGGTGGAAGCTAACGCCAACCAGCTGTACCTGACGGGCACCGTGGTGCTACACCGAGACGTCaacatggtggtggtggagggag GTCCCAAAGCCCAGAAGAAGTTCAAGAGGCTCATGTTGAACAGAATCAAATGGGAAGAACACAACTCCAAGAGAGATG atCCAGATGCAGACGATGAGACCAAGAAGAACAACAGATGCAGCCTGGTCTGGGAG gGCACGGCTAAGGAGCGTAACTACGGGGAGATGAAGTTTAAGCAGTGTCCTACAGAGAACATGGCTAGAGAACACTTTAAGAAGCACGGGACAGAACACTACTGGGACCTGGCTCTGAGCCAGAGTGTGCTGGAGAGCACTGATGACTGA